A single region of the Apodemus sylvaticus chromosome 7, mApoSyl1.1, whole genome shotgun sequence genome encodes:
- the LOC127689530 gene encoding IQ domain-containing protein F2-like, with protein sequence MKMKMKLFKGSKKILEKRKRAAIQVQAWWRGTLVRRALLHAALGAWVIQCWWRLTLRRILEKKRRKVLIDFSNTERAVVTLQSLVRMWRIHWRYCQVLSAIYAIQGHWKYHNCESCALLRGHCVITTTHLQFHIEIIDH encoded by the exons atgaagatgaagatgaaattATTCAAAGGAAGC AAAAAGatcttggaaaaaagaaaaagagcagccATTCAGGTGCAGGCCTGGTGGCGTGGGACCCTGGTGCGCAGGGCACTCCTACACGCAGCCCTTGGAGCCTGGGTCATTCAGTGCTGGTGGAGGCTGACGCTCAGAAGGATTCTGGAGAAGAAACGGAGGAAAGTGCTGATCGACTTCTCAAACACAGAGAGAGCGGTGGTGACGCTCCAGTCTCTGGTTCGGATGTGGCGGATCCACTGGCGGTACTGCCAGGTCCTCAGTGCTATCTACGCCATCCAGGGCCACTGGAAATACCACAACTGCGAGTCATGCGCACTCCTGCGGGGTCACTGTGTGATCACCACCACTCACCTGCAGTTCCATATTGAGATCATTGACCACTGA
- the LOC127689531 gene encoding IQ domain-containing protein F5, with product MGPEETTAMTETSAAVRIQAWWRGTLLRRSLLHAALSAWIIQCWWRKIMMTVQEKKRRMALELYARKTWAIVKLQSCFRMWHIRQRYCRLLNAVRIIQVYWRWHSCHTRGFIRGNYEIKENRLNIQLEISLGSQACKVEQCITLPIKE from the exons ATGG GCCCAGAAGAGACTACCGCCATGACAGAAACATCAGCGGCTGTGCGCATCCAAGCATGGTGGCGTGGGACGCTACTGCGACGCTCCTTGCTGCATGCCGCCCTCAGCGCGTGGATCATTCAGTGCTGGTGGAGAAAGATAATGATGACGGTGCAGGAGAAGAAAAGGCGAATGGCTCTGGAGTTATATGCTCGAAAAACTTGGGCAATAGTCAAACTGCAGTCCTGCTTCAGAATGTGGCATATCCGCCAACGATACTGTCGTTTGCTAAATGCCGTCCGCATCATCCAGGTTTATTGGCGTTGGCATAGCTGTCACACTCGAGGCTTTATTCGGGGCAActatgaaatcaaagaaaaccgaCTGAATATTCAACTTGAGATTTCCCTGGGCTCACAGGCTTGTAAGGTGGAACAATGCATAACCCTACCAATAAAAGAGTGA